A single region of the Nocardioides sp. W7 genome encodes:
- a CDS encoding histidine kinase, whose amino-acid sequence MADRLLAAGSFVLGVVVAITLEAVDFDGERSVDLWAIALLGAVSAPLLARRRWPILVALAVLAVSTPYHLLDYPHEATMPASLVAAFTAARYSEPQRRAVAALVAVGAVTVPVVADEASGAPGDALLGVGWLLMAFFAGLAVRFHQDWSASVTARLEQERADEVERRVAEERVLIAAELHDVLAHGLAVANVQASVAAHLIDQLPRPADAPLRELSSTLHNLSDTSRATLHELRAILDILHGGEAEPTEPVPQLGELQRLVDMAEAADVRVDVEAAGLPDEFPSTVSVVAYRIIQESLTNVIRHSTAKHATVRLDQDGHRLRIAVVDRGPARPDSTVTSAGFGIVGMTGRAQALGGELSAGPGESGGFEVRASLPLPGFWRVPS is encoded by the coding sequence GTGGCCGATCGGCTGCTGGCGGCGGGGTCGTTCGTGCTCGGCGTCGTCGTCGCGATCACGCTCGAGGCGGTCGATTTCGACGGCGAGCGAAGCGTGGATCTGTGGGCGATCGCGCTCCTGGGCGCGGTGTCGGCGCCGCTACTGGCCCGCCGGCGCTGGCCGATCCTCGTCGCGCTCGCGGTCCTCGCCGTGTCGACGCCGTACCACCTCCTCGACTATCCCCATGAGGCCACGATGCCGGCCTCACTGGTGGCGGCGTTCACGGCGGCGCGCTACAGCGAGCCACAGCGGCGGGCCGTCGCCGCCCTGGTGGCGGTGGGTGCGGTGACCGTGCCTGTCGTCGCCGACGAGGCGTCGGGGGCACCTGGCGATGCTCTCCTCGGCGTCGGCTGGCTGCTCATGGCCTTCTTCGCCGGGCTCGCGGTCCGCTTCCATCAAGACTGGAGTGCCTCCGTCACCGCGCGGCTCGAACAGGAGCGTGCCGACGAGGTCGAGCGGCGGGTCGCCGAAGAGCGGGTACTGATCGCTGCCGAACTGCACGACGTCCTGGCACACGGCCTCGCGGTCGCGAACGTCCAGGCGTCAGTCGCTGCGCACCTGATCGACCAGCTGCCGAGGCCGGCCGATGCGCCGCTGCGGGAGCTGTCCAGCACACTGCACAACCTGTCGGACACGAGCCGAGCCACGCTCCATGAGCTGCGTGCCATTCTGGACATCCTGCATGGTGGCGAGGCCGAGCCGACCGAGCCAGTGCCCCAACTCGGTGAGTTGCAGCGTCTGGTGGACATGGCCGAGGCGGCTGATGTCCGGGTCGACGTGGAGGCTGCCGGGCTGCCGGACGAGTTTCCGTCGACGGTGTCCGTCGTGGCCTATCGAATCATCCAGGAGTCGCTGACCAATGTCATTCGACACTCGACGGCCAAGCACGCGACCGTCCGACTCGACCAGGACGGCCACCGGCTGCGGATCGCGGTCGTCGATCGCGGGCCCGCGCGACCGGACTCGACCGTGACATCGGCCGGCTTCGGGATCGTCGGGATGACGGGCCGGGCTCAGGCCCTCGGGGGCGAGCTGTCCGCCGGGCCTGGCGAGTCCGGAGGATTCGAGGTACGGGCCAGCCTGCCGCTGCCGGGGTTCTGGCGGGTGCCGTCGTGA
- a CDS encoding MMPL family transporter — protein sequence MTTELTAPDHTGADKRPKRSRTKTLLPWLMVAVWIGLLVGAYSLAGKLDSVTRDGQADYLPASAQSTKVLQAEAGLPGGENGLLMVVYERPGGLQSGDREAVERGQSELAERFGNDTDALPEIVDSDDGTALMYALPLDRDAVAEEAGATADTRALLDDRPSGLNAYVTGPTALGADMDEVFDAVDATLMLATAVVVALLLILTYRSPLLWLVPLASVGVAAITSMGTVYALTQIFDFTITSMSSALLIVLVFGAGTDYALLLVSRYREELHRHERPIDAMLAALRGAGPAILASAATVVAGLLCLLAADLNSISSLGPVGAAGIGAALLVMLTLFPALLVVLGRRVFWPFVPRLGAEVRASGSRWARLGELVARRRVVSWAVPLVILGGLALGTVGVNSALPQLDQFARSTPESVTGAKLIEARYPDQGGQPLTVMSRPDHSREVLAAVESTSGVVSAEIGRTSDDWVEISVIPVDSPESAGETATIKQLRENVREVAGEAALVGGPSAEKLDEAETNKSDRNLVMPLILLVVLAILGLLLRAIVAPLVLVATVVVSYFGALGLCNLLFDHVLGFAGLESSVPLIGFLFLVALGVDYNIFLMTRVREEAVRHGTVDGTKRGLAVTGGVITSAGVVLAATFAVLASLPLVMLVEIGILVAVGVLIDTLLVRSIVVPALTMSLGSRIWWPSKLSRTSEDSVDDRV from the coding sequence ATGACCACTGAACTAACGGCGCCTGACCACACCGGTGCCGACAAGAGGCCGAAGAGATCACGGACCAAGACCCTGCTGCCCTGGCTCATGGTGGCCGTGTGGATCGGGCTGCTGGTGGGCGCCTACTCACTCGCCGGCAAACTCGACTCGGTGACCCGCGACGGGCAGGCCGACTACTTGCCGGCCAGCGCCCAGTCGACCAAGGTGCTCCAGGCCGAGGCCGGCCTGCCCGGCGGCGAGAACGGCCTGCTCATGGTCGTGTACGAACGACCGGGCGGCCTCCAGTCGGGCGATCGGGAGGCGGTCGAACGCGGCCAGTCCGAGCTGGCGGAGCGATTCGGCAACGACACCGACGCACTGCCCGAGATCGTCGACTCCGACGACGGCACGGCCCTGATGTACGCGCTTCCGCTCGACCGTGATGCGGTCGCCGAGGAGGCCGGCGCCACTGCGGATACGCGTGCCCTTCTCGACGACCGGCCGAGTGGCCTGAACGCATATGTCACCGGTCCGACCGCGCTCGGGGCCGACATGGACGAGGTCTTCGATGCCGTCGATGCGACGTTGATGCTCGCTACTGCCGTGGTGGTGGCGCTCCTGCTGATCCTGACGTACCGCAGTCCACTGCTGTGGCTGGTCCCGCTCGCCTCGGTCGGGGTCGCGGCGATCACGTCGATGGGTACCGTTTACGCACTCACCCAGATCTTCGACTTCACCATCACGAGCATGAGCTCGGCGCTGCTGATCGTCCTGGTCTTCGGCGCGGGCACCGACTACGCCTTGCTTCTCGTGTCTCGCTACCGCGAGGAGCTGCACCGCCACGAACGGCCCATCGACGCGATGCTGGCGGCGCTGCGTGGGGCCGGGCCGGCCATCCTCGCTTCGGCAGCGACAGTGGTCGCCGGCCTGTTGTGCCTGTTGGCCGCGGATCTCAACAGCATCAGTAGCCTCGGCCCGGTGGGTGCGGCGGGCATCGGGGCCGCATTGCTGGTCATGCTGACACTCTTCCCGGCCCTGCTGGTGGTGCTCGGGCGCCGCGTCTTCTGGCCGTTCGTGCCGCGACTTGGGGCTGAGGTACGCGCATCCGGATCGCGGTGGGCTCGGCTTGGCGAGCTGGTCGCGCGCCGCCGCGTCGTCAGCTGGGCGGTTCCGCTGGTGATCCTGGGCGGTCTCGCGCTGGGCACCGTTGGTGTCAACAGCGCCCTTCCGCAGCTGGACCAGTTCGCCCGTTCGACACCGGAGTCGGTGACCGGGGCGAAGCTGATCGAAGCGCGCTACCCCGACCAGGGCGGTCAGCCGCTGACCGTGATGAGTCGACCGGACCACAGCCGTGAGGTCCTGGCTGCCGTCGAAAGTACGTCGGGGGTTGTCAGCGCCGAGATCGGCCGGACCAGCGACGACTGGGTGGAGATCTCGGTGATCCCGGTCGACTCGCCAGAGAGCGCGGGTGAGACCGCAACGATCAAGCAGCTTCGGGAGAACGTACGCGAGGTCGCCGGTGAGGCCGCGCTGGTCGGCGGTCCGAGTGCCGAAAAGCTCGACGAGGCCGAGACCAACAAGAGCGACCGCAATCTGGTGATGCCGCTGATCCTGCTGGTGGTGCTCGCCATCCTCGGGCTCCTGCTACGGGCGATCGTGGCTCCGCTGGTGCTGGTCGCCACCGTCGTGGTGTCGTACTTCGGAGCCCTCGGACTGTGCAACCTGTTGTTCGACCATGTGCTCGGATTCGCCGGGTTGGAGTCGTCGGTGCCCCTGATCGGGTTCCTCTTCCTGGTCGCGCTCGGTGTCGACTACAACATCTTCTTGATGACCCGGGTACGCGAGGAAGCCGTCCGGCACGGCACTGTCGATGGCACGAAGCGGGGCCTCGCAGTGACAGGTGGCGTGATCACCTCGGCCGGCGTCGTGCTGGCGGCGACGTTCGCGGTGCTCGCCTCGCTGCCGCTCGTCATGCTCGTCGAGATTGGGATACTGGTCGCCGTCGGCGTGCTCATCGACACCTTGCTGGTGCGGTCCATCGTGGTTCCCGCACTGACGATGTCGCTGGGTTCGAGGATCTGGTGGCCCAGCAAGCTCTCGCGGACGAGTGAGGACAGTGTCGATGACCGTGTGTGA
- a CDS encoding UPF0182 family protein codes for MSELFDQDPRDTAPPPRSARSRALIVTAVVLVLAFFGLTTFASIYTDRLWFNDTGYGDVFSTLLWTRVALFLVFGVVMALAVGASMYVAYRTRPLFHPNSPEQTGLDRYREAVTPIRTWLLVGISVVLGVFAGTSGVGQWRNYLLWRNGVDFDQEDAEFGRDIGFFVFDLPWLHFLVDFAMAVLVVSLIASLVVNYLYGGIRLQSPGDRLSGAAQAQLSVLVGLFVLVKGLDYWLDRFDVAYQSGGLFDGVKYTDANAVLPSKNILIGIAVICAVLFFVNVWRRTWMLPSVGIALLAVSAILLGMIWPAIMQQFQVKPSEADKEEEYIARNIEATRAAYDLDDIVVAPYSGSDPESDAAGLGTATTSVPLVDPQLVSRTFQETQQGRAYYSVADVLDVDRYELDGEERALVLGARELNQDDLNDNDKNWSNLHTVYTHGNGIIAAYANQRGTDNQSLSTETQWAEGNQGADQDALTRAAGPDGYESRIYFGEDSPEYSVVGKADEDDASVELGLAGATDDQERATTYDGAGGVPVGSTLRQLMYGIKFGETNFLLSGRVNGNSEVIYNRTPRERVEKVAPWLTIDDDAYPAIVDGKVVWILDGYTTTDRYPGAEKESFETMTDDSLQQDTGLQTLPTDEINYMRNAVKATVDAYDGTVTLYGWDEDDPILKAWRGAFPGTVVDKDEMSPELLEHIRYPEDLFKVQRYQFARYHVTDAGDWYQGNDRWQVPEDPNTQGNSLQPPYRLFVDVPSVEGEDGETIEGGRQWSLTSNFVPFGRNNLASFATVNSDATSEDYGTITVLQMQDQNTSGPSLIANEINADENVRDRLRAFETGQSPISYGNILTVPIANGLMHVEPIYAVRVGSSGGYPILQYVVVSIGDEIGIGTTLTDAIGDALTGISAPPPGDEGEGEPGDQPTEPQGSTEERIRALLARAEAAFAEADAALAEGNLAGYEAGVKKAQQAIDDAVELSGITPSPAPTEESPAAE; via the coding sequence GTGAGTGAGCTCTTCGACCAGGACCCGCGCGACACGGCGCCACCGCCGCGCAGCGCACGATCCCGCGCCCTGATCGTCACAGCGGTGGTGCTGGTCCTGGCGTTCTTCGGTCTGACCACCTTCGCCTCGATCTACACCGACCGGCTGTGGTTCAACGACACCGGCTACGGCGACGTGTTCTCGACCCTGCTCTGGACCCGGGTCGCCCTGTTCCTGGTGTTCGGCGTGGTGATGGCGCTCGCGGTCGGCGCGAGCATGTACGTCGCCTACCGCACCCGGCCGCTGTTCCACCCGAACTCCCCGGAGCAGACCGGGCTGGACCGCTACCGCGAGGCGGTCACCCCGATCCGCACCTGGCTGCTGGTCGGCATCTCGGTGGTGCTCGGCGTCTTCGCGGGCACGTCCGGCGTCGGCCAGTGGCGCAACTACCTGCTGTGGCGCAACGGGGTCGACTTCGACCAGGAGGACGCGGAGTTCGGCCGTGACATCGGGTTCTTCGTCTTCGACCTCCCGTGGCTGCACTTCCTCGTCGACTTCGCGATGGCGGTCCTCGTCGTCTCGCTGATCGCCTCCCTGGTCGTCAACTACCTGTACGGCGGGATCCGCCTGCAGTCGCCGGGGGACCGGCTCTCGGGCGCGGCCCAGGCGCAGCTCTCGGTGCTCGTCGGCCTGTTCGTGCTGGTCAAGGGGCTCGACTACTGGCTGGACCGCTTCGACGTCGCCTACCAGTCCGGCGGCCTGTTCGACGGCGTGAAGTACACCGACGCGAACGCCGTGCTGCCCTCCAAGAACATCCTGATCGGCATCGCGGTCATCTGTGCCGTGCTCTTCTTCGTCAACGTGTGGCGGCGTACCTGGATGCTGCCCTCGGTCGGCATCGCGCTGCTCGCGGTCTCCGCGATCCTGCTCGGGATGATCTGGCCCGCGATCATGCAGCAGTTCCAGGTCAAGCCCTCCGAGGCGGACAAGGAGGAGGAGTACATCGCGCGCAACATCGAGGCGACGCGGGCGGCGTACGACCTCGACGACATCGTCGTCGCTCCGTACTCCGGATCCGATCCGGAGTCGGACGCGGCCGGGCTCGGAACCGCGACCACCTCGGTGCCGCTCGTCGACCCGCAGCTGGTGAGCCGGACCTTCCAGGAGACCCAGCAGGGTCGCGCCTACTACTCCGTCGCGGACGTCCTCGACGTGGACCGCTACGAGCTCGACGGCGAGGAGCGCGCGCTGGTGCTCGGCGCGCGCGAGCTCAACCAGGACGACCTGAACGACAACGACAAGAACTGGTCCAACCTGCACACCGTCTACACGCACGGCAACGGCATCATCGCGGCCTACGCCAACCAGCGCGGGACGGACAACCAGTCCCTGAGCACCGAGACGCAGTGGGCTGAGGGCAACCAAGGGGCCGACCAGGACGCGCTCACCCGTGCGGCCGGTCCCGACGGCTACGAGAGCCGGATCTACTTCGGCGAGGACAGCCCGGAGTACTCCGTGGTCGGCAAGGCCGACGAGGACGACGCGAGCGTCGAGCTCGGCCTGGCCGGGGCCACCGACGACCAGGAGCGGGCCACGACGTACGACGGCGCCGGTGGGGTGCCGGTCGGGTCGACGCTGCGCCAGCTGATGTACGGCATCAAGTTCGGCGAGACGAACTTCCTGCTCTCCGGCCGGGTGAACGGCAACAGCGAGGTCATCTACAACCGGACGCCGCGCGAGCGGGTGGAGAAGGTCGCCCCGTGGCTGACCATCGACGACGACGCGTACCCGGCCATCGTCGACGGCAAGGTCGTCTGGATCCTCGACGGCTACACGACGACCGACCGCTACCCGGGTGCGGAGAAGGAGTCGTTCGAGACGATGACCGACGACTCGCTCCAGCAGGACACCGGGCTGCAGACGCTGCCGACCGACGAGATCAACTACATGCGCAACGCGGTGAAGGCGACCGTGGACGCCTACGACGGCACGGTGACCCTCTACGGCTGGGACGAGGACGACCCGATCCTGAAGGCGTGGCGTGGGGCGTTCCCCGGCACGGTCGTCGACAAGGACGAGATGTCTCCCGAGCTGCTCGAGCACATCCGCTACCCGGAGGACCTGTTCAAGGTCCAGCGCTACCAGTTCGCCCGCTACCACGTCACCGACGCCGGCGACTGGTACCAGGGCAACGACCGCTGGCAGGTCCCCGAGGACCCGAACACGCAGGGAAACAGCCTGCAGCCGCCGTACCGCCTGTTCGTCGACGTGCCCAGCGTCGAGGGTGAGGACGGCGAGACCATCGAGGGTGGCCGGCAGTGGTCGCTCACCTCGAACTTCGTGCCGTTCGGTCGCAACAACCTCGCGTCCTTCGCGACGGTGAACTCGGATGCCACGTCGGAGGACTACGGCACCATCACGGTGCTGCAGATGCAGGACCAGAACACCAGCGGGCCGAGCCTGATCGCCAACGAGATCAACGCCGACGAGAACGTGCGCGACCGCTTGCGCGCCTTCGAGACCGGCCAGTCGCCGATCTCCTACGGCAACATCCTCACGGTGCCGATCGCGAACGGCCTGATGCACGTCGAACCGATCTACGCGGTCCGCGTGGGCTCGTCGGGCGGCTATCCGATCCTGCAGTACGTCGTGGTCTCGATCGGCGACGAGATCGGGATCGGCACCACCCTCACCGACGCGATCGGTGACGCCCTCACCGGTATTTCGGCGCCGCCGCCCGGCGACGAGGGTGAGGGGGAACCCGGCGACCAGCCGACGGAGCCCCAGGGCTCGACCGAGGAGCGGATCCGCGCGCTGCTCGCCCGCGCCGAGGCCGCGTTCGCCGAGGCCGACGCCGCCCTCGCCGAGGGCAATCTCGCCGGCTACGAGGCGGGCGTGAAGAAGGCCCAGCAGGCGATCGACGACGCGGTCGAGCTCTCGGGCATCACGCCCTCGCCTGCGCCGACTGAGGAGTCACCCGCCGCCGAGTGA
- a CDS encoding PPA1309 family protein, which translates to MTSPTDTSDFDVDPALAAAVLEIESHIAEGGWDQPARLYALVDTAQLVEREPALASLMGLDAASAQGSLTPVEQDQLTPGQLLEQLLESITWPPGVAGCAAVVERLVLPPGADDAIPDDPTSAEEFAREHPDRQEVRIVAGVTRAGSTYCALRLRAHDDAQSVVGGSDLVPGLLALLVDTLHDDPEGPEVDQ; encoded by the coding sequence ATGACCTCTCCGACCGACACCAGTGACTTCGACGTCGATCCCGCGCTCGCCGCGGCGGTCCTCGAGATCGAGTCGCACATCGCCGAGGGTGGCTGGGACCAGCCCGCCCGGCTCTACGCGCTCGTCGACACCGCCCAGCTGGTCGAGCGCGAGCCCGCGCTCGCCTCGCTGATGGGCCTGGACGCCGCCTCCGCCCAGGGGTCGCTGACCCCCGTCGAGCAGGACCAGCTGACGCCGGGCCAGCTGCTGGAGCAGCTGCTGGAGTCGATCACCTGGCCGCCCGGCGTGGCCGGCTGCGCCGCCGTCGTGGAGCGGCTGGTGCTGCCCCCCGGGGCCGACGACGCGATTCCCGACGACCCCACCAGCGCGGAGGAGTTCGCCCGCGAGCACCCCGACCGCCAGGAGGTGCGGATCGTGGCCGGTGTGACCCGCGCCGGCTCGACGTACTGTGCCCTCCGACTGCGTGCCCACGACGACGCCCAGTCCGTCGTCGGCGGCTCCGATCTCGTCCCCGGCCTGCTCGCGCTGCTGGTGGACACCCTGCACGACGACCCCGAAGGACCCGAGGTAGACCAGTGA
- a CDS encoding PDZ domain-containing protein: MTQRTVAAIVAVPLLLALLTLAFVVPLPYATYSPGLTVDVLGKDGDREIISVTGHPTYRDGGHLRMTTVYVSLAGPDGEKRLPELIATWLDDDDAVYPYDVVHPDGQTREQDEREGAVDMVTSQDTATAVALAEMGEKVEPELGVSYVEKGMPADGALQVRDLLLAVDGQRITDSAQVTSAVQAAGDEPVAFKVLRAGKRITVRVTPKLVEGTRQIGISLGPAYRFPFDVSVNIDPAIGGPSAGLMFSLAIYDTLTPGPLTDGHDVAGTGTISADGSVGPIGGIEQKIAGARTDGADLFLVPPDNCDEALRVERPGLRLVKADTMHDAREAIEAWAADPDSDLPSCEAP, encoded by the coding sequence ATGACGCAGCGCACCGTGGCCGCCATCGTGGCCGTGCCGCTGCTTCTGGCGTTGCTCACGCTCGCCTTCGTGGTGCCCCTCCCGTACGCGACGTACTCCCCGGGGCTGACTGTCGACGTGCTGGGCAAGGACGGTGACCGGGAGATCATCTCGGTCACGGGCCACCCGACGTACCGCGACGGAGGCCACCTGCGGATGACCACGGTGTACGTCTCGCTCGCGGGCCCGGACGGCGAGAAGCGGCTGCCGGAGCTGATCGCCACCTGGCTCGACGACGACGACGCGGTCTACCCCTACGACGTCGTGCACCCCGACGGCCAGACCCGCGAGCAGGACGAGCGCGAGGGCGCCGTCGACATGGTCACCTCGCAGGACACCGCGACCGCCGTCGCGCTCGCCGAGATGGGGGAGAAGGTCGAGCCCGAGCTCGGGGTGTCGTACGTCGAGAAGGGCATGCCCGCCGACGGCGCCCTCCAGGTCCGCGACCTGCTCCTGGCCGTCGACGGTCAGCGGATCACCGACAGTGCGCAGGTCACCTCGGCCGTGCAGGCGGCGGGTGACGAGCCGGTCGCGTTCAAGGTGCTGCGGGCCGGGAAGCGCATCACCGTGCGGGTGACGCCGAAGCTGGTGGAGGGAACCCGGCAGATCGGCATCAGCCTGGGGCCGGCGTACCGCTTCCCGTTCGACGTCTCGGTCAACATCGACCCCGCGATCGGCGGACCGAGCGCGGGGCTGATGTTCTCGCTGGCCATCTACGACACCCTCACCCCGGGCCCGCTCACCGACGGCCACGATGTCGCCGGCACCGGCACCATCTCCGCCGACGGCAGCGTGGGCCCGATCGGCGGGATCGAGCAGAAGATCGCCGGCGCCCGCACCGACGGCGCCGACCTGTTCCTGGTGCCGCCGGACAACTGCGACGAGGCCCTGCGCGTCGAGCGGCCCGGCCTGCGCCTGGTCAAGGCCGACACCATGCACGACGCCCGCGAGGCCATCGAGGCCTGGGCCGCCGACCCCGACTCCGACCTCCCGAGCTGCGAGGCCCCCTGA
- a CDS encoding molybdenum cofactor biosynthesis protein MoaE, giving the protein MPHSAVRLVELRDTPLDVAEVVGALDDDASGGLTLFVGRVRDHDGGKGVTGLDYTAHPTALDRLRAVCDRVAEEYDVQGVAAVHRTGTLAIGDLAVIVATTAAHRGEAFTASRALIDTLKAEVPIWKHQRFGDGTEEWVGAP; this is encoded by the coding sequence GTGCCCCATTCCGCCGTGCGCCTGGTCGAGCTGCGCGACACGCCCCTCGACGTCGCCGAGGTCGTCGGCGCGCTCGACGACGACGCCTCCGGCGGACTGACGCTGTTCGTCGGCCGGGTCCGCGACCACGACGGCGGCAAGGGCGTCACCGGGCTGGACTACACCGCCCATCCGACCGCACTGGACCGCTTGCGGGCGGTGTGCGACCGGGTCGCCGAGGAGTACGACGTGCAGGGGGTCGCCGCCGTCCACCGCACCGGGACGCTCGCGATCGGAGACCTGGCGGTGATCGTCGCGACCACCGCGGCCCATCGCGGCGAGGCCTTCACCGCGTCCCGGGCGCTGATCGACACCCTGAAGGCCGAGGTGCCGATCTGGAAGCACCAGCGCTTCGGTGACGGCACGGAGGAGTGGGTCGGCGCGCCCTGA
- a CDS encoding zinc-dependent metalloprotease, translating into MTNDPSDQPDDGRNPFKGTPFEQFFSGAMGGLGGSGGAGGFPDLTQLFGQLQQLMQPYDGPLNWTLATDLARQQVATEPDPTPSQRQRDAIADAVRLADHWLDATTDFPSGVQSTAAWSRAEWVEQTLAVWKVLVEPIAKQSVDGISGALPEEAQAQAGPLLGILGKAVGAILATQLGSGLGALAGEVLSVSDIGLPLGPAGRAALVPTNVTAFAEGLDVSEDDLLLYLALREAAHQRLFAHVPWLRDHVIGAVTDFAHGIQVNVEGMQARMDEQLRGIDPSNPEAIQSLLEGGMFDMPKTPAQEAALQRLEVVLALVEGWVDEVVSQATVERMPAAAKLQETFRRRRAAGGPAEDTFSTLVGLELRPRRLRDASTLWGSLRTRQGVEARDGVWMHPDLLPTPADLDDPLGFREDATAPEILSDDDFDSELKKMLDGE; encoded by the coding sequence ATGACCAATGACCCGTCGGACCAGCCCGACGACGGCCGGAACCCCTTCAAGGGCACGCCCTTCGAGCAGTTCTTCAGCGGCGCGATGGGCGGCCTCGGCGGATCCGGCGGTGCCGGCGGCTTCCCCGACCTCACCCAGCTCTTCGGCCAGCTCCAGCAACTGATGCAGCCGTACGACGGCCCGCTCAACTGGACCCTGGCGACCGACCTCGCGCGCCAGCAGGTCGCCACCGAGCCCGACCCGACCCCCTCGCAGCGCCAGCGCGACGCGATCGCCGACGCCGTCCGGCTCGCCGACCACTGGCTCGACGCGACCACCGACTTCCCCTCCGGGGTGCAGTCGACCGCGGCCTGGAGCCGCGCGGAGTGGGTGGAGCAGACCCTCGCGGTCTGGAAGGTGCTCGTCGAGCCGATCGCGAAGCAGTCGGTGGACGGCATCAGCGGCGCCCTGCCGGAGGAGGCACAGGCCCAGGCCGGCCCGCTGCTCGGCATCCTCGGCAAGGCCGTCGGCGCGATCCTCGCCACCCAGCTCGGATCGGGGCTCGGCGCCCTGGCCGGCGAGGTGCTCAGCGTCTCCGACATCGGCCTCCCCCTCGGCCCCGCGGGCCGGGCCGCACTGGTCCCGACCAACGTCACGGCCTTCGCCGAGGGCCTGGACGTGAGCGAGGACGACCTGCTCCTCTACCTGGCGCTGCGCGAGGCCGCGCACCAACGGCTCTTCGCCCACGTGCCCTGGCTGCGCGACCACGTCATCGGGGCCGTCACCGACTTCGCCCACGGCATCCAGGTCAACGTCGAGGGCATGCAGGCGCGGATGGACGAGCAGCTGCGCGGCATCGACCCGTCCAACCCCGAGGCGATCCAGTCGCTCCTCGAGGGCGGCATGTTCGACATGCCGAAGACGCCGGCTCAGGAGGCAGCCCTCCAGCGACTCGAGGTGGTGCTCGCCCTCGTCGAGGGCTGGGTGGACGAGGTCGTCAGCCAGGCCACCGTCGAGCGGATGCCGGCCGCGGCGAAGCTGCAGGAGACGTTCCGCCGGCGCCGGGCGGCCGGCGGCCCGGCCGAGGACACCTTCTCCACCCTCGTGGGCCTGGAGCTGCGCCCCCGGCGGCTGCGCGACGCCTCCACGCTGTGGGGCTCGCTGCGCACCCGGCAGGGCGTCGAGGCCCGCGACGGCGTGTGGATGCACCCCGACCTGCTGCCGACGCCCGCCGACCTCGACGACCCGCTCGGTTTCCGTGAGGACGCCACCGCGCCGGAGATCCTCAGCGACGACGACTTCGACAGCGAGCTGAAGAAGATGCTCGACGGCGAGTGA
- a CDS encoding NUDIX hydrolase yields MSDDHRQHRRLHADALAVLTAWDPPSAAQGALRDRYVAHLRAHPDGLTRACRPDHLTASTVVLSADRSQVLLTLHAKAQRWFQLGGHCEPGDATLAGAALREATEESGIPGLRLAPRPVHLDEHEVPFCGPAADVHHLDVRFVAVAPADARHRTSDESLDVRWWPVDDLPDPDLVEVVTHALAQSTSEEPPRGDSPGGESTWAAADQPSR; encoded by the coding sequence GTGAGCGACGACCACCGGCAACACCGACGCCTCCACGCCGACGCGCTGGCCGTCCTCACCGCCTGGGACCCGCCCTCGGCGGCCCAGGGGGCACTGCGGGACCGGTACGTCGCGCACCTGCGCGCGCATCCCGACGGCCTGACCCGCGCCTGCCGGCCCGACCACCTGACCGCCTCCACGGTGGTGCTGAGCGCCGACCGTAGCCAGGTGCTGCTGACCCTGCACGCGAAGGCGCAGCGCTGGTTCCAGCTCGGTGGGCACTGCGAGCCCGGCGACGCGACCCTGGCCGGCGCCGCCCTGCGCGAGGCGACGGAGGAGTCGGGGATACCCGGCCTGCGACTCGCTCCCCGGCCCGTGCACCTCGACGAGCACGAGGTGCCGTTCTGCGGGCCGGCCGCCGACGTGCACCACCTCGACGTACGGTTCGTCGCCGTCGCCCCGGCCGATGCCCGGCACCGGACCAGCGACGAGTCCCTCGACGTCCGATGGTGGCCGGTCGACGACCTGCCGGACCCCGACCTGGTCGAGGTCGTCACGCACGCCCTGGCTCAGTCGACCTCCGAGGAGCCCCCGCGCGGCGACTCCCCCGGCGGCGAGTCGACCTGGGCCGCCGCCGACCAGCCCAGCAGATAG
- a CDS encoding M48 family metallopeptidase, translating into MARPDVEVRRSKRRRRTVSAYRDGDKVVVLIPASLSRKEERDWVATMVARLEKSEQRRAPSDQELLERALELSDQYLGGIAVPESVRWVDNQQSRWGSCTPGDRTIRLSHRLQGMPSWVLDYVIVHELAHLFEPAHDERFWSWVDRFPQAERAKGYLLGWSAAAQVDSPPGESPRGGSSEVD; encoded by the coding sequence ATGGCCCGTCCGGACGTGGAGGTGCGCCGCTCCAAGCGGCGCCGCCGCACCGTGTCCGCCTACCGTGACGGCGACAAGGTCGTGGTCCTCATCCCGGCCTCGCTGTCGCGCAAGGAGGAGCGGGACTGGGTGGCGACCATGGTCGCCCGGCTGGAGAAGTCCGAGCAGCGGCGCGCGCCCTCCGACCAGGAGCTGCTGGAACGGGCGCTGGAGCTGAGCGACCAGTACCTGGGCGGCATCGCGGTCCCCGAGTCGGTGCGCTGGGTGGACAACCAGCAGTCGCGGTGGGGGTCGTGCACGCCGGGGGACCGGACGATCCGGCTCTCCCACCGGCTGCAGGGCATGCCGTCGTGGGTGCTCGACTACGTCATCGTCCACGAGCTCGCCCACCTCTTCGAGCCCGCCCACGACGAGCGGTTCTGGAGCTGGGTCGACCGCTTCCCGCAGGCCGAGCGGGCCAAGGGCTATCTGCTGGGCTGGTCGGCGGCGGCCCAGGTCGACTCGCCGCCGGGGGAGTCGCCGCGCGGGGGCTCCTCGGAGGTCGACTGA